Proteins found in one Pseudomonas sp. P8_241 genomic segment:
- a CDS encoding FecR family protein: MRNPSLSSHDAAMTEPSQSLEDTALDWVVLLNSGKATADDQRAYQHWRSLSAEHQVVADEAQALWAMLGHTPTAKQFKAAPPAGRRLKTWWPALAASVVLAVAGLAGWQQWPMLNSDYHTSVGQQQIVTLADGSKIILNSASAVSVVFSADERTVILRAGEALFEPATDARPFVVRSGDEQMQAGNAVFSVRRDGDALTLVVSAGQVQLKGSHQPVVVQADQRLAYQSGQPLLAQQKVDAASLTAWQRGKLIFNGRPLAEVMGELERYQHGKIVISDRELAALPVSGVFELNDPQGSLRTLEQRYPLKVTYLPWLAVLH; encoded by the coding sequence ATGCGTAATCCTTCCCTTTCCAGCCACGATGCCGCCATGACCGAACCTTCGCAAAGCCTTGAAGACACCGCACTCGATTGGGTGGTGCTGCTCAATTCGGGGAAGGCTACCGCTGACGATCAGCGTGCTTACCAGCATTGGCGATCCTTGAGCGCCGAGCACCAGGTGGTGGCCGATGAGGCTCAAGCGCTGTGGGCGATGCTCGGGCATACGCCGACGGCCAAACAGTTCAAGGCAGCGCCGCCTGCTGGCCGCCGCCTCAAGACCTGGTGGCCCGCCCTGGCGGCGTCAGTGGTGCTCGCGGTCGCTGGTTTGGCGGGATGGCAGCAATGGCCGATGCTCAACTCCGATTATCACACCAGCGTCGGCCAGCAGCAGATCGTGACGCTGGCCGATGGCAGCAAGATCATCCTCAACAGTGCCAGCGCGGTGTCGGTGGTATTTTCCGCCGATGAGCGCACGGTCATCCTGCGCGCGGGTGAGGCGTTGTTCGAGCCGGCTACCGATGCGCGGCCGTTTGTGGTGCGCAGCGGTGACGAGCAAATGCAGGCTGGCAACGCTGTGTTCAGCGTTCGTCGAGACGGCGATGCGCTGACACTGGTCGTCAGCGCCGGTCAGGTGCAGCTCAAGGGTTCCCATCAACCGGTGGTGGTGCAGGCTGATCAGCGTCTGGCCTATCAATCGGGGCAACCGTTGCTGGCCCAGCAGAAGGTCGATGCGGCAAGTTTGACGGCCTGGCAGCGCGGCAAGCTGATCTTCAACGGCCGTCCGCTGGCTGAGGTGATGGGTGAGCTGGAGCGTTATCAGCACGGGAAGATTGTGATCTCCGACCGCGAATTGGCAGCGCTGCCGGTCAGCGGCGTATTTGAGCTCAACGACCCCCAGGGCTCGCTGCGAACGCTTGAGCAGCGCTACCCACTGAAGGTCACTTACTTGCCGTGGCTGGCGGTTTTGCACTGA
- a CDS encoding TonB-dependent siderophore receptor translates to MTGLLGPALVQAQTLSTAQAVEAQERRVSLSLPTQSLDQSLTAFADQAGLRLLYTTADVEGLQADALSGQHTVAEALQTLLAGSGMSWAFSDARTVILRRAEAPTTMTLKPIEVSVASRTSTSISEIPGTVWVVDQTRLREQLQTGVSLKEAIGKLVPGLDLAPEGRTNYGQNMRGRNVLVMIDGVSQNSSRGLSRQFDSISPFNVERVEVLSGASAIYGGGATGGIINIVTKKGAPGPAQFETQLGASSGFNNSDDLATRIAQSVSGGNERISGRLGISGEQNQAFYDGAGDQIFIDNTQTDLQYNRTIDVMGSLALQFNDEQSLDLLAQYYDSGNNGDTGIYFPNLNYQKPSNLEDAELRDGYSTDLDPRTKRVLLNANYHHSDVLGQDFYLQASYRKEDDNFYPFPYYNTGRPVGSQGVYFAASQQNFEVSSFKALFAKEWQAFKFTYGVDLDRERFNAQQSTFDQRLSSESGGLDLDTASKAPRYPGYRVDGLSGYAQLDWYATDNLTVSGGARRQQMDVDVGKFKGVEGGSNDYSVSLYNLGTIYDFKNGHQLWINYGEGFDLPDPAKFYGKPGLSVADNPLAGIKSRQVETGWRYSDSDWDAQAALYYIWSDKVITTDSATLTIDVIDQKSRDYGFEGALTRHFLSGWEAGSTLHLVRSEEEGTDGDWIKRDARYASLSKSTAFVGWKGDRTSVRLQGNHAFTLEDDADHKISGYTTFDLLGSRDTGFGTFSAGIQNLLDKEYSTVWGQRATLFYAPTYGPAYLYDYQGRGRTYTLGWSMAY, encoded by the coding sequence ATGACGGGTTTGCTCGGCCCGGCACTGGTGCAGGCGCAGACGTTAAGCACGGCGCAAGCGGTCGAGGCTCAGGAGCGTCGAGTGTCGTTGTCGCTACCGACCCAGTCGCTGGATCAATCGCTGACCGCTTTCGCCGACCAGGCGGGCCTGCGGCTGCTTTACACCACCGCCGATGTCGAGGGCTTGCAGGCCGACGCACTGAGTGGCCAGCATACCGTCGCTGAGGCCTTGCAGACGCTGCTGGCGGGCAGTGGCATGAGTTGGGCGTTCAGTGACGCGCGTACGGTCATCCTGCGGCGTGCGGAGGCGCCGACGACCATGACCCTCAAGCCGATCGAAGTCAGCGTCGCATCGCGTACCAGCACGTCCATCAGTGAAATCCCCGGCACGGTCTGGGTGGTTGACCAAACCCGGTTGCGCGAGCAATTGCAAACCGGCGTCAGCCTCAAGGAGGCGATCGGCAAACTGGTGCCGGGCCTCGACCTCGCACCGGAAGGGCGTACCAATTACGGCCAGAACATGCGCGGACGCAACGTGCTGGTGATGATCGACGGCGTCAGCCAGAACAGCTCCCGCGGCTTGTCGCGCCAGTTCGACAGCATCTCGCCGTTCAACGTCGAACGGGTCGAAGTGTTGTCCGGGGCCAGCGCCATCTACGGCGGCGGCGCGACGGGCGGGATCATCAACATCGTCACCAAAAAGGGGGCGCCGGGGCCTGCACAGTTTGAAACGCAGCTCGGCGCCAGCAGCGGTTTCAACAACAGCGATGACCTGGCGACGCGTATCGCGCAATCGGTCAGTGGCGGCAACGAGCGCATCAGCGGTCGGCTTGGTATCTCGGGTGAGCAGAACCAGGCGTTCTACGACGGTGCCGGCGACCAGATCTTCATCGACAACACCCAGACCGACCTGCAATACAACCGCACCATCGACGTGATGGGCAGCCTGGCCCTGCAATTCAATGACGAACAAAGCCTGGACCTGTTGGCGCAGTACTACGACTCCGGCAACAACGGCGACACCGGCATTTATTTTCCCAACCTGAACTACCAGAAGCCGTCGAACCTGGAAGACGCCGAACTACGCGACGGTTACTCGACCGATCTCGACCCGCGGACCAAGCGCGTGCTGCTCAACGCCAACTACCACCACAGCGATGTGTTGGGGCAGGACTTCTACCTCCAGGCGTCTTATCGCAAGGAGGATGACAATTTCTACCCGTTTCCTTACTACAACACCGGCAGACCCGTCGGCTCCCAAGGGGTGTACTTTGCTGCCTCGCAACAGAACTTTGAAGTCAGCAGCTTCAAGGCGCTGTTCGCCAAGGAGTGGCAGGCCTTCAAGTTCACCTACGGTGTAGACCTCGATCGCGAGCGCTTCAATGCTCAACAGAGCACCTTCGACCAGCGTCTCTCCTCGGAAAGTGGCGGACTGGACCTGGATACCGCCAGCAAGGCGCCGCGCTATCCCGGCTATCGCGTCGACGGCCTGTCCGGATATGCCCAGCTAGACTGGTACGCCACCGACAACCTGACCGTTTCCGGTGGCGCGAGGCGTCAGCAGATGGACGTCGATGTCGGCAAATTCAAAGGGGTCGAGGGCGGCAGCAACGATTACTCGGTCAGCCTATACAACCTGGGCACCATCTACGACTTCAAGAACGGGCATCAACTGTGGATCAACTACGGCGAGGGTTTTGATCTGCCAGACCCTGCCAAGTTTTACGGCAAGCCGGGCCTGAGCGTCGCAGACAACCCTTTGGCGGGGATCAAGAGTCGTCAGGTGGAAACCGGCTGGCGCTACTCTGACAGCGACTGGGACGCCCAGGCGGCGCTGTATTACATCTGGTCCGACAAAGTCATCACCACTGACAGCGCCACCCTGACCATCGATGTGATCGACCAGAAGAGTCGCGACTATGGCTTTGAAGGCGCGCTGACCCGGCATTTCCTCAGCGGTTGGGAAGCCGGCAGCACCTTGCACCTGGTGCGCTCGGAAGAGGAGGGCACCGACGGTGACTGGATCAAGCGCGATGCGCGCTACGCGTCGCTATCGAAGTCCACGGCCTTCGTTGGCTGGAAAGGCGACCGCACCAGCGTCCGCCTGCAGGGCAACCATGCATTCACCCTGGAAGACGACGCCGACCACAAGATCAGCGGCTACACCACGTTCGACCTGCTGGGCAGCCGCGACACCGGGTTCGGTACTTTCAGTGCCGGCATCCAGAACCTGCTGGACAAGGAATACAGCACGGTGTGGGGGCAGCGGGCGACGCTGTTCTACGCGCCGACGTATGGACCGGCATACCTGTATGACTATCAGGGGCGTGGGCGGACATACACGTTGGGTTGGTCGATGGCGTACTGA
- a CDS encoding PIN-like domain-containing protein, with protein sequence MKSLFPSHFASDQNRISNLWAECIFVFDTNVLTGMYKYSDETRDALYQVIESLGERLWIPYQVMLEYLDNRAKIVHDQSKLYTSAISKLEEFKAELEMPTRHPFVSKDIYEDFCRSTEKVLDDLKDRRDLHEGRITDDDVKARLAELLEGKVGPKYSAEKLNALVIEGDIRYSQKIPPGFEDRDKHKGSVLTKEINKRYGDLVFWNQILDKSKESSISVILVTGERKEDWWSICGGKTIGPLPELMDEFFESTGKDFYIYSTHSFLKLANEYLHQHTSPAAVEEVRDSFINEKQLSLLERDLSSPEDEVDEVAVDNSASRKYDVSYYQREELLIAASITQMDLVIQNLRDKLSEAELVSSPSVVTIYKGRLGYSLRRRKSLRMKQRYCARRISQMLDDLI encoded by the coding sequence ATGAAGTCGTTATTTCCTAGTCATTTTGCTAGTGACCAAAACAGAATTAGTAATTTATGGGCGGAGTGCATATTCGTCTTTGATACAAATGTCCTGACCGGGATGTACAAATACTCCGATGAAACACGCGATGCTCTTTATCAAGTTATAGAATCACTTGGCGAAAGATTGTGGATTCCTTATCAAGTTATGCTTGAGTATTTAGACAATCGTGCAAAAATTGTGCACGACCAATCGAAACTATACACTTCAGCAATTAGTAAGCTCGAAGAATTCAAGGCCGAATTGGAGATGCCAACTCGCCATCCATTTGTATCTAAAGATATTTACGAAGACTTTTGCAGGTCTACTGAAAAGGTTTTGGACGATCTAAAAGATCGAAGAGATCTGCATGAAGGTAGAATTACAGATGATGATGTCAAAGCACGACTAGCTGAGCTGCTAGAGGGAAAAGTCGGACCAAAATATTCCGCTGAAAAATTAAATGCCCTAGTGATAGAAGGCGATATTCGATATTCGCAAAAAATACCACCAGGATTCGAAGATAGAGATAAGCATAAAGGCTCAGTGCTTACAAAAGAAATCAACAAACGATATGGGGATTTGGTTTTTTGGAATCAGATTTTAGACAAGTCAAAAGAATCTTCAATTTCAGTAATTCTTGTTACTGGTGAAAGAAAAGAAGATTGGTGGTCGATCTGCGGAGGCAAAACAATTGGCCCTCTTCCGGAGTTGATGGACGAATTCTTTGAATCTACTGGTAAAGATTTTTACATATACTCAACTCACAGCTTCTTGAAGCTTGCGAATGAATACCTCCACCAGCATACATCTCCTGCGGCTGTTGAAGAGGTAAGAGACTCATTCATTAACGAGAAACAACTTTCACTTCTAGAGCGAGATCTGTCCTCTCCTGAAGACGAGGTTGACGAAGTTGCGGTGGACAACTCTGCGTCGCGGAAATACGACGTAAGTTACTATCAGCGAGAAGAGTTATTGATTGCGGCATCGATCACTCAAATGGATCTTGTGATACAAAACTTGCGCGACAAACTATCTGAAGCCGAATTAGTATCCTCTCCTTCAGTAGTGACGATTTATAAGGGGCGGCTGGGCTATTCATTGAGAAGGCGGAAATCATTACGCATGAAGCAGCGATACTGTGCTCGTAGAATATCCCAGATGCTAGATGATTTAATTTGA
- a CDS encoding AAA family ATPase codes for MNISEPPPYEPPSIQDCEEIFNRLQNTDASIMRSINDTTVGAPPLTIGSISGQQKQRANTNCHAELTLASSVTPQPIQWVWPGWIARGKLTVLAGAGGCGKTTVAIGLAATLTNGGRWPDGAQCKKPGNVLIWSSEDDIADTLLPRLIAAGADLNRVRFVTASINASGVRSPFDPANDINLLNETIATFEGGAALLLIDPIVSAIKGDMHRANDVRRGLQGVVDFAEKHSCAVLGISHFSKGSSSGIPAERVIGSQAFAALARTVLVAAKQENSNTRVLAHAKSNISNDQGGVEYFIESCTIGNGIETTCVQWGDKIDGSARDILANAERTENSESEAHEKHNALESACQFLQEELKDGPIATEKIVEDAKSAGCSWATVKRAKNHLGVIAVKRGMKSGWCWVLPKDAQDISKVLTKNSEHLQEEMSTFGAPPIFDDFDTEEL; via the coding sequence ATGAATATTTCTGAGCCCCCGCCCTATGAGCCACCGTCGATTCAAGACTGTGAGGAAATCTTCAACAGGCTGCAAAATACCGATGCGTCCATCATGAGGAGTATCAATGACACTACAGTCGGTGCCCCGCCCCTTACTATTGGATCAATTTCGGGTCAGCAGAAACAAAGAGCGAATACAAATTGTCATGCCGAACTTACCCTGGCCTCCAGCGTCACCCCGCAGCCGATCCAGTGGGTATGGCCTGGCTGGATAGCACGAGGCAAGTTAACTGTCCTAGCGGGAGCAGGCGGCTGCGGTAAAACCACCGTGGCCATCGGACTAGCCGCAACCCTAACTAACGGAGGCCGTTGGCCTGATGGTGCGCAGTGCAAGAAACCCGGAAATGTACTCATATGGAGCAGCGAGGATGATATAGCGGATACATTGCTCCCTCGACTGATCGCAGCTGGCGCCGACCTGAACCGTGTGCGCTTCGTCACGGCAAGTATCAATGCCTCAGGCGTGCGCTCGCCCTTCGACCCGGCCAACGATATCAACCTGCTGAATGAAACCATCGCAACTTTCGAAGGCGGGGCTGCCTTGTTGTTGATCGACCCCATCGTCAGCGCAATCAAGGGCGATATGCACCGTGCCAATGATGTTCGGCGGGGATTGCAGGGGGTCGTGGACTTCGCCGAGAAGCACAGCTGTGCCGTGCTCGGCATCAGCCACTTCAGCAAGGGAAGCAGCAGCGGCATTCCTGCTGAACGGGTGATCGGCAGTCAAGCTTTCGCTGCATTAGCCCGCACGGTCCTAGTGGCCGCCAAACAGGAAAACTCGAACACCCGTGTGCTCGCTCACGCCAAGTCAAATATCAGCAACGATCAGGGCGGAGTGGAATATTTCATAGAGAGTTGCACTATTGGCAATGGCATCGAAACTACCTGCGTCCAATGGGGTGACAAGATCGATGGCAGTGCCCGCGACATCCTGGCCAATGCAGAGCGAACAGAGAACTCCGAATCCGAAGCCCATGAAAAGCACAACGCGCTGGAGAGTGCCTGCCAGTTTCTTCAGGAAGAACTCAAGGACGGTCCCATCGCTACTGAAAAGATTGTTGAAGATGCAAAAAGTGCGGGCTGCTCTTGGGCGACAGTCAAGCGCGCAAAAAATCATCTCGGTGTCATTGCAGTTAAACGTGGAATGAAAAGTGGCTGGTGCTGGGTGCTGCCCAAAGATGCTCAAGACATCTCAAAGGTGCTCACAAAAAACAGTGAGCATCTTCAAGAAGAAATGAGCACCTTCGGCGCCCCGCCGATCTTCGACGACTTCGACACGGAAGAACTCTGA
- a CDS encoding toprim domain-containing protein — MDPTNAFLDAIQAAYGALNLSHIVDGEFHRFHIPGDRPGSRNGWYVLHLDGIASGCFGSWKLGTTHKWRSRMPANLIEAQLIAQRIEHARRRREAELHQRQQTAIEHARDLLSDSSPADPYHPYLFAKGCHPHGLRQRGDLLLVPMYHNGQLVNLQRIASNGSKWFLFGGRVKGCYALIGHPKPGQPLYICEGWATGATLYEQTGHAVACAMSANNLLAVGEHWRQRYPNIELILGGDDDRQTEGNPGRTAATKAAAALGCKLVFPDWPDDAPLEFSDFNDLRQWRTRQ; from the coding sequence ATGGACCCTACGAACGCTTTCCTTGACGCTATCCAAGCCGCCTATGGCGCTCTGAATCTTAGCCACATAGTTGATGGTGAATTTCACCGATTCCACATTCCGGGTGACCGGCCCGGAAGCCGCAATGGCTGGTATGTGTTGCACCTCGACGGCATCGCCTCGGGCTGCTTCGGCAGCTGGAAACTAGGTACCACGCATAAGTGGAGAAGCCGCATGCCGGCCAACCTAATCGAGGCGCAGCTGATCGCCCAACGCATCGAGCATGCTCGACGCCGGCGGGAGGCCGAATTGCACCAACGTCAACAGACTGCCATCGAGCATGCACGTGACCTGCTGAGCGATTCGAGCCCCGCTGATCCCTACCATCCTTACTTATTTGCCAAGGGCTGCCACCCGCATGGGCTGCGCCAACGTGGCGACCTGCTGCTGGTGCCGATGTACCACAACGGGCAGTTAGTCAACTTACAACGCATCGCTTCGAACGGCTCAAAGTGGTTCCTGTTTGGTGGTCGGGTGAAAGGTTGCTATGCGCTTATCGGTCACCCAAAACCGGGCCAACCGCTGTACATCTGCGAAGGCTGGGCAACCGGTGCCACGCTCTATGAGCAAACCGGCCATGCCGTGGCCTGCGCGATGTCTGCGAACAACCTGTTAGCAGTGGGTGAGCACTGGCGCCAGCGCTATCCCAACATTGAGCTGATTCTTGGAGGCGACGACGACCGCCAGACCGAAGGCAACCCTGGCAGGACAGCAGCAACCAAGGCCGCCGCCGCGCTCGGCTGCAAATTGGTGTTTCCTGACTGGCCGGACGACGCCCCGCTGGAGTTCTCCGACTTCAACGATTTACGCCAATGGAGGACTCGGCAATGA
- a CDS encoding helix-turn-helix transcriptional regulator: MAHITTTPEQSDASHRFIKLPEVRALTTLSTSEIYRRIASGTFPKQVMLGPKSAVWIESEVLTWRDARIRESREEVA, translated from the coding sequence ATGGCACACATAACCACCACTCCCGAACAATCCGACGCCTCGCACCGTTTTATCAAACTTCCTGAGGTGCGAGCACTGACCACTCTTTCCACATCTGAGATTTATCGGCGCATCGCTTCCGGAACGTTCCCCAAGCAAGTCATGCTCGGACCGAAGTCTGCTGTCTGGATCGAATCTGAGGTGCTGACTTGGAGGGATGCTCGTATCCGGGAAAGCCGAGAAGAAGTTGCCTAA
- a CDS encoding tyrosine-type recombinase/integrase, with protein MPLTDSTIKAAKSKEKSYKLSDGHGLYLEIMPNGSKLWRLKYRHSEKEKRLALGAYPTIPLQKARQRREEARQLLADGIDPSSERQAAKQAQKADKLTFEVLAREWYSYNAPRWAESTAYKAKLYLENDLLPSIGARPITSITRPDLVELVRKVEARGTLNAAGKIRQWLHQIFRYGLVRGVVESNPATDLNVVAAPAKAVRHHPHVTFAELPVLLSKLEIAKIHTFTRCAIRLLLLTAVRPGELRAARWDEFDLDCDTWTIPKERMKARRSHAVPLPSQAVAILRHLHEISGSFSLLFPGQQNPDRPMSENTINKALRLMGYEGRQTGHGFRHLLSTELNGRGYNSDWIERQLAHGDADEIRDTYNHATYLPQREDMMQAWADSIDALCTSANVVSIKRKA; from the coding sequence ATTCCGCTGACCGACTCCACAATCAAAGCGGCTAAATCCAAGGAAAAGTCCTACAAGCTAAGCGACGGTCATGGTCTGTACTTGGAGATCATGCCGAACGGCTCGAAGCTCTGGCGCCTGAAATACCGCCACTCCGAAAAAGAAAAACGCTTGGCCTTGGGGGCATACCCAACTATTCCTCTTCAGAAAGCTCGCCAGCGGCGCGAGGAGGCACGCCAATTGCTCGCAGACGGCATCGATCCAAGTTCTGAACGCCAAGCCGCCAAACAGGCACAGAAGGCCGACAAGCTGACCTTTGAAGTGCTGGCGCGGGAGTGGTACTCCTACAATGCACCACGCTGGGCCGAGAGCACCGCCTACAAAGCCAAGCTGTATCTGGAAAACGACCTTCTCCCAAGCATTGGTGCCCGCCCCATCACCAGCATTACCCGCCCCGACCTGGTGGAACTAGTGCGCAAGGTGGAGGCACGAGGCACCCTCAATGCCGCTGGTAAAATTCGCCAGTGGTTACACCAGATATTCCGATACGGTTTGGTCCGGGGCGTGGTGGAGAGCAACCCAGCCACCGACCTGAACGTGGTAGCCGCACCAGCAAAGGCGGTCCGACACCATCCGCATGTCACCTTCGCCGAGCTGCCTGTGTTATTGAGCAAGCTCGAAATCGCCAAGATTCACACCTTCACCCGTTGCGCTATCCGACTGCTGCTCCTGACCGCTGTTCGACCTGGCGAATTACGAGCTGCGCGCTGGGATGAATTTGATCTTGACTGTGATACCTGGACGATCCCCAAAGAGCGTATGAAGGCCCGCCGCTCCCATGCTGTGCCCCTCCCCAGCCAAGCTGTTGCCATCCTGCGCCACCTTCACGAAATCTCCGGTAGCTTCTCCCTCCTATTCCCAGGTCAGCAAAACCCGGACCGCCCGATGAGCGAGAACACCATCAACAAGGCACTGCGCTTGATGGGATATGAAGGCCGCCAAACCGGCCACGGCTTCCGCCACCTGCTGAGTACCGAACTGAACGGGCGAGGTTATAACTCCGACTGGATCGAGCGCCAGCTTGCCCATGGTGACGCTGACGAAATCCGCGACACCTATAACCACGCCACCTATCTGCCCCAACGTGAAGACATGATGCAGGCCTGGGCCGACTCAATTGACGCCCTATGCACGAGTGCCAATGTGGTGAGCATCAAACGCAAGGCGTGA
- a CDS encoding oxidative damage protection protein produces MTRTIMCRKYKEELPALERPPFPGAKGQDIFDHVSAKAWADWQKHQTLLINEKRLNMMNAEDRKYLQGEMDKYFSGEDYAKAEGYVPPSE; encoded by the coding sequence ATGACCCGCACCATCATGTGCCGCAAGTACAAAGAAGAATTACCCGCCTTGGAGCGCCCTCCATTTCCGGGCGCCAAGGGCCAGGACATTTTTGACCACGTCTCGGCCAAGGCCTGGGCCGACTGGCAAAAACACCAGACGCTGCTGATCAACGAAAAACGCCTGAACATGATGAACGCCGAAGATCGCAAATATCTTCAGGGCGAGATGGACAAGTACTTCTCCGGCGAGGATTACGCCAAGGCCGAAGGCTACGTGCCGCCGTCGGAATAA
- the mutY gene encoding A/G-specific adenine glycosylase, with product MRAEQFSTAVLDWFDRHGRHDLPWQQDINPYRVWVSEIMLQQTQVSTVLNYFDRFMASLPTVEALAAAPEDEVLHLWTGLGYYTRARNLQKTAKIVVEQYSGEFPRDVEKLTDLPGIGLSTAGAIASISMGLRAPILDGNVKRVLARFTAQEGYPGEPKVAKQLWANAERFTPHDRVNAYTQAMMDLGATLCTRSKPSCLLCPLEKGCEAHMLGLETRYPIPKPRKAIPQKRTLMPMLANGDGAILLYRRPSTGLWGGLWSLPELDDLDDLQHLASQHSLELGTQQALPSLVHTFSHFQLSIEPCLVQVQESGHHVAEADWLWYNLATPPRLGLAAPVKTLLERAAAVLNAGESS from the coding sequence ATGAGAGCCGAGCAGTTTTCAACGGCGGTACTCGACTGGTTCGACCGCCACGGCCGACACGATTTGCCTTGGCAGCAGGACATCAACCCATACCGGGTATGGGTCTCGGAAATCATGCTGCAGCAGACCCAGGTCAGCACTGTGCTGAATTACTTCGACCGCTTCATGGCCTCGTTGCCGACGGTCGAAGCCCTGGCCGCCGCCCCGGAAGACGAAGTACTGCACCTGTGGACGGGCCTGGGTTACTACACCCGTGCACGCAATCTGCAGAAGACCGCGAAGATCGTCGTCGAGCAGTACAGCGGTGAATTTCCCCGAGACGTGGAAAAGCTCACTGATTTGCCGGGCATTGGCCTGTCCACCGCCGGCGCTATCGCCAGCATCAGCATGGGCCTGCGCGCGCCGATCCTCGACGGCAACGTCAAACGCGTGCTGGCGCGCTTTACCGCGCAAGAGGGCTACCCTGGGGAGCCGAAGGTCGCCAAACAGCTCTGGGCCAACGCTGAGCGCTTTACGCCGCATGATCGGGTCAACGCCTACACCCAGGCGATGATGGATCTCGGCGCCACGCTCTGCACCCGCAGCAAGCCGAGCTGCCTGCTCTGTCCGCTGGAGAAAGGCTGTGAAGCGCACATGCTCGGCCTGGAAACCCGCTACCCGATCCCCAAGCCGCGCAAGGCCATCCCACAGAAGCGCACGTTGATGCCGATGCTCGCCAACGGTGACGGCGCGATCCTGCTTTACCGCCGCCCGTCCACGGGCCTGTGGGGCGGCCTCTGGAGCTTGCCGGAACTCGACGACCTCGACGACCTGCAACATCTGGCGTCGCAGCACTCGCTGGAACTGGGCACACAACAAGCACTGCCAAGCCTGGTGCACACCTTCAGCCATTTTCAGTTATCCATCGAACCCTGTCTGGTTCAGGTCCAGGAGTCCGGCCATCACGTGGCCGAGGCCGACTGGCTCTGGTATAACCTCGCCACCCCGCCGCGCCTGGGCCTTGCCGCCCCGGTCAAAACCTTGCTCGAACGCGCGGCCGCCGTATTGAACGCAGGAGAGTCGTCATGA